Proteins encoded together in one Bacteroides ovatus window:
- a CDS encoding glycoside hydrolase family 3 N-terminal domain-containing protein, producing MKTKTLLILWIAFLSFERGNSQSLFMEASPEIEEKVEKLLQQMTLAEKIGQLNQSNANGVATGPQKAQDDFYKQLEAGRIGSILNIAGVEEIRKYQEIAVTRSRLKIPLLFGYDVIHGYKTIFPIPLAESCSWDLELMEKSARIAAKEAAAAGLHWTFAPMIDVSRDPRWGRVLEGAGEDTWLTSRVAEAKVRGYQWNLGSNESVLACAKHFAAYGLPQAGKDYGTVDISERTLEEIYLPPFKAAVEAGVATFMPAFNDIAGVPCTANKWLLTEVLRNRWKFKGVVVSDWGAIWQLVPHGMAHGSKQAVELSINAGVDMDMADGEYNRHALALINEGKVTVGQIDEMVRRILRMKFKLGLFDDPFRFCDVKREKRVIRNCDFIAEARKAAQKSIVLLKNENHLLPLAKDIKSIAVVGPLADNKQYLRDYWAGKGEVNDYVTLLEGLKNNLPSHIKINYAKGCDVTGTDCSFFSEAVEAANQSELVIAAIGERASMSGEDASRADISIPGVQEELVQALLDTGKPVVVVLMNGRPLTISKLTEQVPAIVEGWFLGTETGNAIADVLLGKYNPSGKLTMSFPRNVGQIPVFYNYRQSGRPGTDKLTKWTNRFIDSPVSPLYPFGYGLSYTTFSYSAPRVSQKEFSTNEILKVSVDVTNTGQYDGEETIQLYIRDVIASVTRPVKELKGFKKIFLRKGETRTVGFELRAEDLSFLSQDMEPVIESGEFILMTGPNSKDVQSVKVKFVKP from the coding sequence ATGAAAACGAAAACACTATTAATCTTATGGATTGCTTTTTTATCTTTTGAAAGAGGTAATTCTCAGAGCTTGTTTATGGAGGCTTCTCCTGAAATAGAAGAAAAGGTAGAAAAGTTGCTACAGCAAATGACACTAGCTGAGAAGATCGGTCAGCTCAATCAGAGTAATGCGAATGGAGTGGCAACGGGGCCGCAGAAAGCACAGGATGACTTTTACAAGCAATTGGAAGCCGGGCGTATAGGGTCGATATTGAATATAGCGGGTGTAGAAGAAATCAGAAAGTACCAGGAAATAGCGGTAACAAGATCTCGTTTGAAGATTCCCTTGCTGTTCGGGTATGACGTGATTCATGGATATAAAACGATATTTCCGATACCTCTGGCCGAATCATGTAGCTGGGATTTGGAATTAATGGAAAAGTCTGCAAGAATTGCAGCTAAAGAGGCTGCTGCAGCAGGACTACACTGGACTTTTGCACCAATGATTGATGTTTCCAGAGATCCTCGTTGGGGACGTGTATTGGAAGGAGCAGGAGAGGATACTTGGCTGACTTCCCGGGTGGCGGAAGCTAAGGTTCGTGGATATCAGTGGAATTTGGGTAGCAATGAGTCGGTGCTGGCATGTGCCAAACATTTTGCGGCTTATGGATTGCCGCAGGCGGGAAAAGATTATGGGACGGTAGATATTAGTGAACGCACGTTGGAAGAGATTTATCTGCCTCCGTTCAAAGCGGCGGTAGAGGCAGGGGTAGCAACTTTTATGCCGGCATTTAATGATATTGCAGGTGTACCATGCACTGCGAATAAATGGTTATTGACAGAGGTCTTGCGGAATCGTTGGAAGTTTAAAGGGGTTGTAGTGAGCGATTGGGGAGCTATATGGCAGTTGGTGCCACATGGAATGGCTCACGGTTCCAAGCAAGCCGTAGAACTATCAATCAATGCAGGAGTAGATATGGATATGGCAGACGGGGAATATAACAGGCACGCTTTAGCTCTAATCAATGAAGGGAAAGTGACTGTTGGGCAAATTGATGAAATGGTACGCAGGATTCTTCGCATGAAATTCAAGTTGGGTTTATTTGATGACCCTTTCCGTTTTTGTGATGTGAAGCGGGAAAAAAGGGTTATTAGAAATTGTGACTTTATAGCTGAGGCACGTAAGGCGGCGCAAAAATCTATTGTACTGTTGAAGAATGAGAATCATCTTCTGCCTCTGGCTAAAGATATAAAAAGTATCGCTGTGGTCGGACCATTGGCTGATAATAAGCAGTATCTGAGAGATTACTGGGCTGGGAAAGGAGAAGTAAATGATTATGTAACCTTGTTGGAAGGATTGAAAAACAACTTGCCTTCGCATATAAAAATCAATTATGCAAAAGGATGTGACGTTACCGGAACAGACTGTTCTTTCTTTTCCGAAGCAGTAGAAGCAGCTAACCAATCGGAACTGGTCATTGCAGCTATCGGGGAGAGGGCCTCTATGAGCGGAGAAGACGCAAGTCGGGCGGATATATCTATCCCAGGGGTACAAGAAGAATTGGTACAAGCTCTGTTGGATACGGGAAAGCCTGTAGTGGTAGTTCTGATGAATGGACGTCCATTGACAATTTCAAAGTTGACAGAGCAGGTTCCCGCTATAGTAGAAGGCTGGTTCTTAGGTACGGAAACCGGAAATGCAATTGCGGATGTGCTCTTGGGTAAATATAATCCCTCCGGCAAACTCACGATGAGTTTCCCTCGTAATGTGGGGCAAATTCCCGTTTTCTATAATTACAGGCAGTCCGGTCGTCCGGGAACCGATAAACTGACAAAGTGGACGAATCGTTTTATTGATTCTCCTGTATCTCCATTGTATCCTTTCGGATATGGGTTAAGTTATACTACTTTCTCCTATTCTGCTCCTCGGGTTAGCCAAAAAGAGTTCTCGACCAATGAGATACTCAAAGTGAGTGTCGATGTAACTAATACCGGTCAATATGACGGAGAGGAAACGATTCAACTTTATATTCGTGATGTCATTGCAAGTGTGACTCGCCCGGTGAAAGAGTTGAAAGGATTTAAGAAAATATTCTTAAGAAAGGGAGAGACCCGTACTGTTGGATTCGAATTGCGTGCGGAGGATTTGTCTTTTCTTAGTCAGGATATGGAGCCTGTTATTGAATCCGGAGAATTTATTCTTATGACAGGACCTAATTCGAAAGATGTACAATCAGTAAAAGTAAAATTTGTAAAACCCTAA
- a CDS encoding FAD-dependent oxidoreductase, which translates to MKYTVLISLLFWVFDGIKAQSVREVDICIYGGTSAGVIAAYTAKNMGKSVILIEPRRNLGGMTSGGLGYTDIGNKYVVKGLALDFYRKLGTHYGKLEQWIFEPKVAESIFVDYINKAEIETWYEYRIVSSTVAERKINEIMLENTYNPQPATNRSVRAKVFIDCSYEGDLMARAGVSYMTGRESNATYGETLNGVQIHKGHQFNRKVDPYKIKGDPTSGLLWGIHHTVPQPTGSGDKKIQAYNFRITLTNNPRNRIPITRPENYDSKKYELLVRLKEVEPWKGLQDVFIWSLMPGDKTDINNKGAFSTDMIGANWEYPEASYEKRDSIWQEHVDYTKGLLYFVGHDRRIPKEIRREMRKWGYPKDEFVGNGYWSHQLYVREARRMLGEVVMTQQHCVGKKTCDDGIGWAAYTMDSHNCDRHVINGFVKNEGNVEVGGFKPYPISYRCIVPRREEVRNLLVPVCLSASHIAYGSIRMEPVFMVLAQSSAVAASLAIDNKCDVQEVCVSDIKRLLDENPYSDGRPGDILVDDDQAAYVQMTGDWKTKQKPGYGLTFRTHESDGRNIAKVRYQLPIKKEGLYKVYIYSPKMKQADTYTVRIGNGRGTRHIIVTPNALKIEGQTTGEWYLLDECHFEPSEQGYVEISSENAIGTVPADAVLLVPQFE; encoded by the coding sequence ATGAAGTATACGGTTTTAATATCCTTACTCTTTTGGGTGTTCGATGGCATAAAGGCCCAGTCGGTTCGTGAAGTAGATATATGTATATATGGTGGTACATCCGCGGGTGTCATTGCGGCATATACGGCTAAGAATATGGGGAAGAGTGTCATTCTTATCGAACCTCGCCGTAATCTGGGTGGGATGACTTCCGGAGGATTGGGATATACGGATATCGGCAATAAATATGTGGTAAAAGGATTGGCCCTGGATTTTTATCGTAAACTGGGAACGCACTATGGTAAGCTTGAGCAGTGGATTTTTGAACCTAAAGTAGCAGAATCTATTTTTGTCGATTATATAAATAAGGCAGAGATAGAAACTTGGTATGAATATCGTATCGTATCTTCTACAGTGGCTGAAAGGAAGATAAATGAAATAATGCTGGAGAATACATATAATCCGCAGCCGGCAACAAACAGGAGTGTTCGGGCTAAAGTGTTTATAGACTGTTCATATGAGGGAGATTTGATGGCACGGGCGGGTGTGTCATATATGACCGGACGTGAGTCTAATGCTACTTATGGTGAGACTCTAAACGGAGTTCAAATACATAAAGGTCATCAATTTAACCGAAAAGTTGATCCTTATAAGATTAAGGGTGATCCGACAAGCGGTTTGTTGTGGGGAATACATCATACTGTTCCTCAACCTACGGGCAGCGGTGATAAGAAGATACAAGCTTATAATTTCAGGATTACTTTGACCAACAATCCGAGAAATAGAATACCCATTACCCGGCCGGAAAACTATGATTCGAAGAAATATGAATTATTGGTTCGCTTGAAAGAAGTGGAGCCTTGGAAAGGGTTACAAGATGTTTTTATCTGGAGTTTGATGCCCGGCGATAAGACTGATATCAATAATAAAGGTGCTTTTTCTACGGATATGATTGGTGCTAATTGGGAATATCCGGAAGCCTCTTATGAAAAAAGAGACAGTATTTGGCAAGAACATGTGGATTATACGAAGGGATTGCTTTATTTTGTCGGGCATGATAGAAGGATTCCAAAGGAGATCAGGCGCGAAATGAGGAAATGGGGTTATCCGAAAGATGAATTTGTAGGCAATGGGTATTGGTCACATCAGTTGTATGTTCGTGAGGCGCGCAGAATGCTTGGAGAAGTGGTGATGACTCAGCAGCATTGTGTCGGAAAGAAGACATGTGACGATGGCATTGGTTGGGCTGCTTATACTATGGATTCGCATAATTGTGACAGACACGTTATCAATGGCTTTGTAAAGAATGAGGGAAATGTCGAAGTCGGTGGTTTCAAACCTTATCCGATTTCCTATCGCTGCATAGTTCCCCGTCGGGAAGAAGTCAGGAATCTTCTGGTACCGGTTTGTCTTTCCGCTTCTCATATAGCTTATGGCTCTATTCGTATGGAACCGGTTTTTATGGTACTGGCACAGTCATCGGCAGTAGCGGCCAGTCTCGCCATAGATAACAAATGTGATGTGCAAGAAGTTTGTGTGTCTGACATTAAACGGTTGCTGGACGAAAATCCTTATTCCGACGGCCGACCGGGAGATATACTGGTGGATGATGACCAGGCAGCGTATGTTCAGATGACCGGAGACTGGAAAACGAAACAGAAACCCGGATATGGACTTACATTCCGTACGCATGAGTCGGATGGCAGGAATATAGCCAAAGTGAGATATCAGCTTCCGATAAAGAAGGAAGGATTGTATAAAGTCTATATTTATTCTCCCAAGATGAAGCAGGCGGATACGTATACTGTCAGGATTGGAAATGGTAGGGGTACACGGCACATTATAGTGACTCCTAACGCTTTGAAGATAGAAGGCCAAACCACCGGAGAATGGTATTTGCTGGATGAATGTCATTTTGAACCTTCTGAGCAAGGGTATGTAGAGATCTCCAGTGAGAATGCCATAGGAACTGTGCCGGCCGATGCGGTATTGTTAGTTCCCCAATTTGAATAA